tgcctgcgGACTGCACGGAGCAGCTTTGCCAGGGTCACCCTGGGAGGCTGCAGCCGTTCATATCGCGGCTCCCCTGCGCCTCGATGCAAGACAGAGCCCCCACCTCCGGTGCAATGTGTCGTGAAGGTCTCACTTGACCAAAAAACCTGCTCAGAGTAGCGGGATCCCACATCCATGTGGACCAATTGGGATGGCACAGGGCCAGGCAGGGCCCCCGCATCTGCATGGGGAGAGCACGAGGCTGTAGGGGCCACGCTGCTGCTTAGGACCACCCTCCTGCATCCCAGtgcggtggggaggaggaggagaggtgatGAACTTGACCTGCAGCCCCTGCAGGGCCGGGGCCACCATGGCCATCACCGCGAGGGCCACAGCCACACATGCCCTCCCTGTGCGTCAGCGAGGCTGTGTGGGACGGGGGCACGGGGCCACCCGGTCACCCTTACGGGCACACAGAGCCACTTTGTCCCCGGAGCAGCCACACTGCTCCACTGGCAGCTGTGGAAACAGCCTCTCTTGCAGTCAGGCACaatgaaaaataatcataaaaaagaaacactgtaaaaattgggagggggggaagagCTGTGTGAGCAAACGTTGAAAGCCGCATGAGTAGGAAATAGATTGTAATCTCCCTAACGAACTGCAGTTAATCAGCGTGAGCAACTGTGAACAGGGGTTTGACAAGTCTTGCTACCAGTGCCTGTTTCCAGAGGGGACCCTTACGTGATCGGGGGCTCTGTGCCCCCTACAATAAAGCCCCCAGAGTCACAGGTCAAGGGGACAGGATTTGAACAGAGGTGTGCTTGGACAAACTAATCCTGATGTTggtgtgggttggggggggttctGCAGGGAAGTTTGCCAGCAGGCTTGGCTTTTGTTCTCAGTTTTTCAGGGAGCAAATTAGCTGGAGGAGACAGGCCAGGCCGGTGTTACTGCAGAGAGCTGCCACATCCACCGGCTCCCGGTTCGGGTGGCCCCTGGGACTTTTTGCTCTTGCCTTCTGCGGGCCTTGGGCCAGATCCTGAGCCAGGATTCCTGAAACAGGGAGTCCTGCAGTCTAAGGGCAAAAACCTAAATGAAGCCCAGAGCACTGTTACCTTCCTATACGAGCATTTAATTAACCATATAGAGGTGTTGGCCCTCCCAGACGTGACCTCTGTGGCAGCCCTGCCACTCAGAGGGAAGTTCATAATCTCTGGCCAGTTCCCCAGCATCCGTGTCCCTCTTGGCCCTCCAGACCATACCACAATCCACTGGTGGATCCTGATTTCTTTTAATGGGCTCTTGTCCACAGTGGGAATTAAAACCCTGCACTGCTGAGGAGGGAGGTCTGGTGCCTGCAGGGCCACAGACGTCTGGGGGAGGCCTGCAGGGCAGCGGCTCCAAAAGCTTTATTGCTTGTTGGTTTCTGCTAACATCTACGTGACTCCAGTGACTACCAACCACCTCCAGGGAATGCACGTGTTAGTTAAGGACACCCCAGCCTTTCTGTGGGGGCGGCGAGAAGGCACCGCTCAGTCTGCCCAGGCTTCCCTGGCAGCCGCTGTTGCAGAGCCACGCAGCCAGGGGCGCAGCAGAAGGGTTGCTGGTAGAAACCAAGGGGAAAACTGCAGCCCTGGGACAGGCAGTCCAGACCCACtggtggttttggttgttttttgtttttttttcaggcagcGTAGAAAACCAGAGTCTGGGGAGTTGAGTTCAGGTCCCCCACCTGGGCAGCCCAGAGGAGACGACCCCACTGCCTTCTCCCCAACGTTGGGCTGTCTGAGGCTCCTGGCACGTCgtggctgcagcccttccctgaAGAAAATGGGATCATCTCTGCCTTATATGTGGTCACCTATAGGCTCTGTGCTGGTCCCTGCTTGACTCCTGTATTGACTGTCCTCTTGGAGGGACGTGCTGGGCCCTGCAGTTCCCCGCTGGGCTCTGCCATCCTGCTGGGCTAGTTGGTGGGCTCTGTGGCCATGGTGTCTGCATCCGGAGACGGCGGCACACCGCTGTTCCCACCATTGCTCATGTTGTCCTTGCTGTTGTCCCTCATAGGGTCGTTGCCTTTGTCCTCCACTCTCTGCTTGAGTCTGAGGGAGGAATCTCTCCTGGAGAGAAGGGGTTGGTAGCCAGCAAAACCTCCTCCGCTCACATTTGTACGCTTGTCTGGGGAcggacagaaaaagaaagttgtTTACATGGGGTTCAAATTGACCTTTCAGCTAAGGAAAAGGTTGTAGGGGTCTCTCCTTGCTGGAGGTCTTTTCTCTGAAAGATGGGGGTCCTTCCAGCCTCTGGATGTCCTCAAAGAGGGGAGGATGGGTGGGATACTGGGCTCCTGCCCCAGCGTGGCCGTGctcaggaggggcagggagggtgtGATGACTGGTCTCCTACCTCCCGGCTCGATGGGGTGCATCAGGCGGTTCATCTGGACGTTCCAGTGCTTGACGTTGGTGCTGGCCTGTCGCAGTTTCCGCTGGGCTGCCTGGGAGGGGATGAGAGGGGTGAGCTGGCTGCCTGACAGCCCCCGACCCGGGACTACGAGCAGGAGCTTCCCTTCCCTGCTTAAGCCTGAATTGGAGGCTCCCTCTGGGATGGAGACCCAGctcagaatcacacagaatcccagaatcatcttggttggaaaagcccttgcagctcctccagcccaaccatgaccctcaccctgacccttcccaactcccccagatccctcagcgctggctcagcccgactcttcaacccctccagggatcccggggactcccccctgccctgggcagcccattccaacgcccaacagccccttctgcacagaaatccttcctaagagccagcctgaccctgccctgggcagcttgaggccattccctcggggcctggcgctggttccttggctccagagactcatcccccctctctgccccctcctggcagggagttgcagagggccaggaggtctcccctcagcctcctcttctccagactgaacccccccagttcccccagccgctccccagcagacctgtgctccagaccctgccccagctccgttgcccttctctggccacgctcgagtcattcaatggcctttttggggtgaggggcccaaaactgaaccccctcatcgaggggcggcctcaccagtgcccagcacagggctcagatcccttccctgtccccgctggccacgccagtgctggtaCAAGCTCACCCTCCTCTAGGTCTTTTGCTCTTCCTCTGATCCTCCCCCCTCCACAAACTCCTACTATCGACATTACTCTGGACACCCCCCAGGGCAGGACACTGTATCACCTGTGCCTGTGCCTGGCACAGCTCAGAAAACCCCCGAGGCAATGCCAGCTTGGTCCCCAAAGCTGCTGGGTCCTCCCCAGTGTGGCGGTGACTCAGGGAGGGCTGGGAAGTCCCCTGGGGCTCACAGGGTGAAGGGATGTGGCACTGGTGGGATGCTCACCATGACGTCTTGGTCCACCCGCTGCCTGTTCACTCTCACTTCTTCCAGCTGCTTCTGTGCGTCTTCCAGACACTTGTTTTTGTTCTCCATCTCCTGCTTGAGGACTTGCttctccagctgagttttgaTGATATATTCCTCTTGCTCCTCCTTCAGCTTCATCAGctgcttcagcttctcctcttcctcagccagTAGCCTGTCAACGAAGAGCCAGAGGTGAGGACATCCCTCTGCCGCTTCATCCACCAGCTTCCCCCATCCCTGCTGGCATACTGGGAAACCACCAGCACACCCCAGTACCCCCGGGGAGCATCGCATTGCCCCAGGGAGCGTGTCCCCATGCCCAGCCACCGCCCTGGGAGCGGGACATGTCGAGGAGGAGCAGGGATGCCCTGGCCCTTACCTGGCCTGTGCGTATCTCACGGACTCCTCGTCCTGTCGCGCTTTCACCTCCTGCTGCAGGGCCTCCTGCAGACGCTCCTGCATGTCCTCCAGCTCCAGGATGCGCTTGCGCTGAcgctctgcctctgcctccttcAGCACCATCTCTGCCTGCATGGAGGCGCGAGCCTGCGGGAGGGAGAGGAGCCCTCAGCGCGGGCAGCTGCCAGACCCTCTTGTCCCCACATTCCTGGGGCCAGACGTCTGCCAGGCCAGCGAGAGCCCGCGCTGAAGCAAGACTGTTTCCCTGCTCAGGAGACACACCACGTCGTTTGGAGCCGGCGCTGGCTGCAAGGTCAGAAATGGGCTCCCTGGCCATCGGGGCGCTTGCCTCTCCACCCCGGGGCAGGTTGTCCTCAACTCCTGCTCCTTGGGTATCTCAAGCACAGCCTTGCTGACCCTTCTGTCCCTCATCCCCAGGTCACATAcagcccccgggacccccaagGTGCTGGGTGGCAGCAGCATTGTTGCAAGAGCGGGACGTGCTCCTGAAAACTCCTCCAAATCCCCTGGGCTGCCACGggcaagggaaggggaaggaagcaCCCACCCCACGAGTGACACAGCCCTGTGGCAGGGCACGCCAGGAGGATGCACCCACCTGCTCAGCCTCCTGCAGCTGGATCTCCAGGGTCCTCTGCATCTCCTCGTGCTGCTGCCTCCGCCGCTGCTCCTCTTCTTGCAGGAGTATCTCTGCCTGCCGCTGGGCCTCCttgagcagctccagctcctgcagcttcctctccttctcctcctggagCTGCTTGAGCCGCTGCGTCTCCTCCTCTTTGGCCGCCTTGCGCTGCTCCCGTTGCTCCCGCTGCTCCCGTCGCTTCTGCTTCAGGTCTTTGTGCAGGGAGTTCTTGCCCTCGGCCTGCAGCCGGATggctgtctggatggctggggagggaaggggacagtCAGTGGGGACATAGCGTTGacaactgtcaatgttaggttaagggttggactacatgatcttcaaggtcttttccaacctagatgattctgtgattttgtgacaTGGCGGGGGGGCatggggaaggtggggagggggcacagggtgGGCACAGACCTAGTGTCCACTCCTGGCGCTGCCGGGTGTCGGAGGCGCTCATCTCATAGGTGCGGGACGAGGTCTTCACGCAGAACATGCACCTCTTCCCATCCCGGTCAGGCAGCACCTGCAGGGAGAGGACACAGGATGGCGTTACCCCCCGTACCCCACCTTGGCCTCGCTTCCTTCAGCCGTAGGACAGGCTCTCCTATGCTCATGGATGTGAAATTGTGTATTTTTGGGTTCTTCTTCCTGGGGTCTGAAGGGGATCTCCTGGGTCTCCTGTCCCCACGCTGAGCCTGGCCCGGGCCGTACCTCCACGCAGCAGTGCTTGTCCAGTGTGATGCTCCCCTTCTTCTCCTTCCGTTCCTCACTCATGTAGTAGGACAGGACACTGGGCTTCAGCGTGAACCACCGCTCCGACCAGTTCCTCCTCAGCTGGCCCTTCTTCCAGAGGTAGCCCTGTGCCCGAGAGACACGGGGATCAAAAACAGGGTGTGGGGGGCCAGGACGGGGTTTGTACCACAGGACATTGGGGGCTCCTTGCCTGTTTGAGCACATCCTCGATGACCTCCTGGTACACCTCCTCCACGGCCATGCTGACGGCCTCCTGCTCGATGCCTCGCAAGAACCGCCCCGAGTTCACCATGTCCAGGAACTGCCAGACCGtcagccccccctgcccctgctgctcCTGGGACAGGTAGTCATCCAGCTCGCAGGAGTTCAGCTCCACGTTCATGGCTGTGCAGATCTTCTTCAGCAGATACTCCACCTGTGGGGACGGGGAACTCAGCGACGGGAAGAAGTGAGAGCTCACCTCACCCTGCCAACCGATTTTGGAGAGCCCAAGACCACATTTCTTTCCAGCCTGGAGAGGCAGGACCCTTATCCCAGAGGTATCACCTCTTCTGATGGTTGATGGTCATGGCCAAGGTGTTCCAGACATCAGGCAGGCTTGGGAGCTCGACGCTGGGTTAGAGCCTGACTGCTGCTGGGAGGTTTTAATCTCTTGCTGGGCTTTTAACCACAAGGCTGAGATGTTTTGGCCTTGTTTGTCTGCAGCATGAGAAAACTCTGCACAAATCAAGTGCCTGAAGGAGCCCAGACCAACGCTGCTGTCCCCACACCCAGCCAGCAAGGCAGGTGGCTCAGACCACGGCCCTGACCTCAGCACCCTCCAGCCTCCAGGTGACGTTGTAAAAACCCTgaggggggagcaggggaagaggtCCCTATGGAGGAGATGAACGTcgttttgaaaatgtaaataaatagctttaaaaaaagagcTAAGATGGTTGACATGATGTTGGGAAGACTTATTTCAGCTCAAGTTTTGCTGCCAGCTCTCTACCCACGATCTAGGGACCGAGGAGGGTGGGTGACTGCTGAGAGCCACGGGGAAAGGGGAAACATGGCAGAGTGCCCGCACCcagcttaattttttttacatcGTGTAACtaggagaagggaaagaaattaatggaggtttgggtgggttttttttgttttttgttttttttcccaagctcaGCCCCGTGAGCAGAAAGATGATTCAGTTTGTCATGGTCTGGGGAACAGGAAACACCTCTCTTGGGGAGCAGGAAGTGCGGTCACCCTCCTACGTCTGCGCAGCACTGCGTTTCTCatctttttttgacttttttttttttttttttcttttctgctgatcTAAGGAGGTCGATGGTGTAGAAGCAGAAGGCAGCTGCTTGCCCAGCTGAGCTCCTCCTGGTGAGGCCGCCCTTGGCTTCTGAGCTTGTTCCTCCTCCCCAGATCTGCTCCCAAACCATGGGGGTTTGAGCTGACCCTCAGAAAAGGGAGAACCTCCCCCTCCAAATGCTGGGTGGAATTTGGAGATTACTGCCAGCAGCTTTGCAGGGCAGCCAGGACAACCTCACTCTTAATTCTCTGGATCCTGGGTAGGGGGTGAGCATCTGGTGGGAGTGGGCACGGTGAGGGACAACTGGGTCTGCTCTGCCATCGCCTTCGTGGTGGCACAGGCTGAGAGCAGCCCGAGGGACATGGCCCCGTCCAGCGTGGCAGCAATTTCATGGGGAACAACCTCCCATTGCACCAGACTTCAAGGGTTTCTTGTCGTCTTCTCTTTCTCCCCCGTGAAAATCAGGAGGAGACCTCCACCACTGTGCTCAAGTCAATCCTTGGGTGAGATGGAAGGGCTTTAGGCCAGGGACCAGCCCCAGGAGGAGCTGAGCTGCGGATGCTCCTTGGCTGGGGCTCTGAGAACTGGCACATTCATTTCACACCAGGCAAAAGAGCTCGTTCGTGTAGGCTTCGACCACAGAAGACCACTGTGAGCCCCCACCTCATCCTCCAAGACATCTCTACTTGAGAGGCTTCAGCATTTCGGAGGTGTcatcccagcagctcccaggtcaCCCCCCTCTCCCTGGGCATAGcggggggtgcccagggcagacagccccctcctcctcccacccctgATCTCTCACACCCTGGAGTGCCCCATCTTGCCGGATGTGGTGGAACATGCGAGGAAGCGATAACGGGATGTGTCACCCCCAAGGGGAGCTCTGCCAGCGCGCAGAGCCCTGGGAGGACGGGGATGGGCGCCGGGGGAGAGGCAGGTCCTACCTCGTCTGGCACCATGACGAGAGGGTATTTGTCTTCGGAGAGAAAGTTGAAGAGACACCAGAGCTTGAAGGCATCTTGGTGGGATACAACACTGTTCCCGTTCCGGTCAGGCTTGTAATTCTTCTTCGCTGTCAGGGTCCAGCAGAGCTCATCAAAGTTTTCTTTGACAAAAGCACCTTCCTCCACCTGTGGGCAGGAGTCGGGGGGGTGAGCATGGTGCTGCAGGGGTACAgatgggggctctgggggggaaGTGCTGGAGGGAAGAAACCCTCACCCCTGAAATCTGTCCCTGCCGATGGGAAGCAGGGGGTGATTGATACGTGTGACCCACAACAACTAGAGTGTAAGTGGGCACTGCCCCCTGATGCCAGAGCATGTGTCCCCAGCACAGGTCCCTTACACAGGTCACCAAAGTGTCCTGGCCTGTGGAGAAGATGCTACGGGACCGCTGCAGCACCAGGGCACTGCGGCAAGGCCATGGTGGCTCAGCCACGTCCTGCCGGGCTTTGGAGCCCCAGCAGGAACCCAGTGGTGAAGCCCGTGCAGCATTGTGTGGTGCTCTCCAAGCCCACCTCCCCAGTGGCTTTGGGTTATTCTTGTATCCCATTTGACCATAAAGAGGAACTGGGGCTCAGCAAAGGGAAGCGGTGGCCCACGGGCAGGCAGCAGCGGAGGCAGGAACGATACCTCCATCAACCTCAGCTCCGCTGCCTGTCCATGAGCTTCTGTGACCGCTTGCCCAGCATTGTGAGCCGCTTCTCACAGCAGTTTTGCTGTGGCATCGGTGAACTGTGATGGGGACCAAAGGAGCTGGACCACATCTGTCTGCTCCATCCCAGCTCCGTGAGCCACATGACGCCAGCATGAGGGCAAACGGCAGCCTGCAGCGGCAGAGCTCAAGAAAAACCTTTGGGTGGCAGAAAGCCGAAAGCCTCTCTTACTAGGAAAACCCACTTCCCTTCTCAGGCTGTCTTGGATTTTATTAGCCATGGCGAAAACAGAAGAAGGGGGTTTAAAAGACATGTCCCAAAGAACCACATGGGAAAGTGGAAGGATTTTGGCCGCTCTGTGACAAGGAGattgggctgggctgagcctgggcagctgcctgccccaggcagagggagctggggaaggCTCTGCCCTCGATCGCTGCAGACCAGATCCcctgggccaggctgggcagTGTCTGACCACCTCAGGGCAAGGCAAAGACCGGCACAGAGACGGCTATGGAGCACCGCACGCCGGGGAGAGGATGGCTCGGCCCTGGGGAAGTGGCAAGGGAGGGAAGGGTTACAGCTCCgggcccccccttttttttcgaGCACACAGTGGAAGAAAGCTGTCAGtcatttttcctctcagaaaCGAGCACCCAGCCACAGAGTCTCACTGAGCCAAACAAAGATGCCTTTGAGCCACatggaaaaaagggagaaagcccctgcccaccccaacctctgctcctgccccgccacctcatcctcctccctctcctctttgcCCAAATGAGGTCACACCTCCAATTTGAACAgtgggggagaggaaaaggggCTGATTTCTCTCTCTGAGCCCTTTACGAAATGTGGGCAGAGATGCACCTCCATCCAGAGCCTTAACGGAAAGGGCCAGCTTCATCCTTGCCAAGGAGACATTATTAAACATTTCTCACTCGTTTTGGCATTCACCTGAGTGCTCCCCAACTCTCTGTATCCTTTTTCCACGCAGGAGGTGGGGGGTGATGGCCAAGGGGCTCACCTTATCCAGGATGTACTTGTTGAGGTACGGCATGTAACCCTGGCTGGACACCGGCCCGTCGTCGTCATCGCGGAAATGTTCTTCCAGCGCCACGGGATCGTGGGGGATGCACAGCACCGTGTACAGGTTGTGAGACAGCACCTGCCCGAGCACGAGAGACGGGGAGAAGGTGAACAACCTCCAATcctgccccagcacacccccaCAGGGCCACCCACCCACCCGGGGACCGTGCCCTGCCCAGCATcacctccctgcagccacagcatCAAGGCACAGTTTGGGTTATTCCTTAAATTTAGAGAATCATTTAGAAACAGGCAAAAATTTAGGATTTTtccacatttgtttcttttttttcttggcgCATAGGgaacttttttttataaaaagggGCCGTTTCAAACATTACAGAGCAAACAGGACATGCTTTGATCTAGAAAAGATGATAAGCCACCCCAAGCCATGCTGTTTGGCAGCTGCCCCTAACAATTTCTTGAAAACATAACTAACGATGGcgcccagcctggcagcagttGCTTTTTGCCAGTGGGGCATAGAAAGACGCaaagatgaaaataagaaaagatctGTAAGAAACTAAGAAAAGTTTTTGTCTGGAACGGAAGCAGACAATGGAGATCTGGAGACATACCATCTCCAGACGTCTGCGAGCGTCACCAAGCAGCCCATTTTTGTTCAAATGCCCCAAAACAAAGCATGTTTTGAAGCTCCCAAATTTCCCACGTGCTGGAAAGCCCACACCGCTGCCGGGCCAGCGGCCAGCGCCCGGAGCAAGGCTGCCCATGAGCACAACCAGCATCTCCAGCTCCTGATGCCAGCCAGGCGGTTGTCTCCTTGTCTTTACATCCCAGCAAGCAGGAGATGGTTAAATGAGCGTCCCAAACTGATGCTGTCCCATCGCACCAGGGTTTGCAGATGCAGCTTGCCAAGGTTTCAAGAGAAgggctggaggagatgctgtGCAGCATCCCCGCTCCTCTCTGAGCAGGGCTGGAAATTTCCTCCCAGCCAGAGAGGAGCCGCCGGAGGCCATGCCGGCTGCTGCAGCTGGAGTCGGTTCTTGTTCAaccagattttctttctctttttcacccTCCAGACCGATGCTATCAGCAGGACTCCACCCTGCACTCAAACTCACACACAGAGCGGGCTGTAGCCCTGAGCGCTGCTGCTATGGCTGCACCTTTTGGGGTTCAGTGCAGCCTGGGGGTCCgcacaggggtggggggggctggaaaCACCCTGGGCATCCTCTGGGATGACTAACAGATCTGTCAGGATGGATTGAAAGTTTGGGAATCGCATCCCATTCTCCGTTTTCAATATGGGGTCTCGCCCCCATGCCTCGCACCTCCTCTCACAGCACCCCAAAAAACCCTGGGGGGCCTCGCATGTGCCCCCGGCCATGGCTGGCACCCTGAACCCCTCCATTTGCCCCAGCACACTGTGAACTCGCCGGAGCGGTCACCTACAAAATGAAAGCgggacagggaggggaggaaatCCCCTGCCAGGCTGACATGGGGTGcgtggggccggggctgccccaaCCCCTTGGAGAGAGGAGAGGTGGGAAACCACCACCCGGGCTGTGAAAAGAGAGATAAGAAGGGAAAATAACaggggggagaagggaagggatgcTCTGAGAGTGGTTTGGTGACACAACCTTTCTCCAGCAGCGTGCAGGGGATGGCTGGCGGCGGGACAAAGGTCTGCCCAACACCCCCTGAGCACCCCAGATCCCTTTGGGCACCAGCCCTGATGCTGTTCTCCACCCTCTCCCCGGGTCTCctgtcccccctcaccccctacTCCCACCTCCTGCAGCTGTTGCAACGCCAGCCAGAGCGGGGGGTGGAATATTTAACGCGGCTGGAGAATGGCAGCCCCTCTTCTCCTGCCCTGTGGGAGAAGGCGGGGGTGATGCCAGGGCTGGGGGTGACCTTTTGGGCTGAAGCCTGGCTCCCCCTGAAACACAAATGGCCCAGTGGGTGGGAATGGGAGGGAAATCGGGGCTCCTGCATCCTGCAGAGAACATGGCTgtggcctcagtttccccattttcAAGCAGACTGGCCCTGCTGAGGAAATCAAAGCTtccccagagctgggggtgcaGGCAGTCCTGTCCcaggggacccccagcacccGGAGCCTTTGCCAGCACTGAGGGTCCCTTGAGCTGCCCATTTTCTGCAGCGAGGAGGACACGAGGGGGGACACTGCCCCATCAGCCAGGACCTCTCGGCTCAAGCCCAGCCCCAGGACCATCAGCTCCTGACCTTGGGGAAGGTCTTTTTCCCCCTGCTTGAATATATTAGCTGCTCTCAGACCTCTTACTGGTCAAACTGGGACCCGCTGGCCTGTGCTTTTTGTGCACGCAACAAGCACAGGCACTTTCAGTTCAAGCCAggtgcctccccctgcccctggggGTGCTCCATaaagcagctgtgctgtgctgacccagcccagccaggcacGGCTTATACCCAGAGACCCACACGGGTTAAGGGCTCTTTCTCCAAAAACAAGCAAGAGCCACCTCCCTGCCATGTGCACCCCAAGTCTGCAACCCCACGCAGCGGGCGGGGgatccctgtgccccccaacaCACATTCAAACCACTCGCCTGTCCCCCCCACCTCTTCCTCCCCGCTCCCCAGGGATTTTGCTGTAGTGAGGAGCCCCAGGAGCCCCAGCTCTGTGCTACAAACCGCCCTCTCCCTCCCAACGGGGACAGCAGCGAAGCAGATGCTGAAAAGCACCAGGACGGTGCTCGGTGGCTCCCAGCCACTGCCCCAGCTGGCCACGGCCACCCCAaagggctcagctctgctctgcctgcggGAGCCACATCCCACATCCCATCCAGCATCCGCGGAGATGAGGAGCAGCTCCCCCAGGGAGGATGCGACAGCACAGAGAGGGGAAAAGCTCATTCAAGAGCAGGGCTAGTGCGTGCCCAGGCTGGGAACAAAACTACCCGACATCTCTTGATGTGTAGCACTCAACCCAAGACTGTCTTTCCTTCCTGTGCAGATACACACCTACACTCACATATACATATGCACCACGCTTGCTTGCATAGGAGTGTCCATGCAAAGAACTCAACTGCCGAACCCAACGGCTTCCCACAGCTTCGCCATCACGCTTTGAAACGCTGCTAAATCTACTTATGCAACTGGCTGGAGAGAAATTGGAGGAGTTAAGCACCCAGCTCCTGCCGGCACGCTGCTCTTCTACCAGCAAAATCCCACCCCAGCTCCTGGGGCAAGTTTTGTAGGTGCTCATTTTTGCATTTGTAGGTGCAAATGCTGTGAACGGCGGCGTTTCTCCCACCCTTGTTCAAGACCCTTCTTGCAGCAACACGCCTGGGTgagggagcagagcacagcctggCTCGCAGAACCCGGGAGGAGTTTTGGAGAGGCCACGGCCACTGCGGCTTTAACACGTTATTGCTCAGACCTGCGAGACCCTGGATTTCTTCTGCCCTGAACGAACAGAAACGCCGCTGCTGGCTTGTGTGGGCTGGGGCAAACCTGAGCCAGCGTTCGGCACCAATGGGGGATGGAAACGAGCTCTCCTCAGCCTCGAGGCGGGTGGAAAATTATCCAGAGTTGAGCTTCAACTGCGCAGCCCGACCCGCCGCCGTCCTGTCCTGTCGCTGAAGACGGGTGGAAAAACAGCGAGGGGTGAATCTCCCTTCCCCTCTGAAATGTCACCTTGGGCAAAGCCACCGCGGAGACACCGTCGCCAGCGTCCTCATAGCCCCTGCATGAGGGTTTgcagctcccccccccgccctgcacaAACTCTCTAGGAAATTGCCGTTAAAATTAGGGTCTCTGCGGCCTCAGCATCGTCACTGGCAGTAAAGCTCTCACAAGAGAAGTGTTGCACGTGTTCACACCAGCACTTTTGGGCTGGCAGCGcgcctgggctgggctcaggacCCAGACCCTGGGTGCAGAGGATGCTGTGAAGGGAGAACAGCACCTTCCCGGGGATTAGCGAGGGGAATTAGGCTCTGGCCTACTTTGGGATTTTCCTTAATTCCATTAGAAATTTCTACAGTTTTAAGTAGGTGAGCGTGCCTCACAGGGCACACATAGtttctgaggagcagctgaaggctctcggctgcaaaggcagcagctgagcaggagaaacctggctcctgctgcttcttctctggACCCCTACACACAAAACTCTTAATTTTTTGGACAAAACATGCCCCCATTGCCAAGCCCAGCACCTTCCCTGCAGTCTGTCCCGGGGGAAGCCCTATAAAGTAGAGGAATAGAGGAAAAGAGGTTTCTTTGCAGCGTTTCACAACTCATCTCGCAGCTGCCAAGCCCTGACGCAACACCTCTTGGTGTTTTGCATGTTTCTAGCACAGGTCTTTCCTCTGCATCACAGCCCCCTGCTCCAACCAGCATTTCCAACCCTGGCGCCAGC
This window of the Athene noctua chromosome 23, bAthNoc1.hap1.1, whole genome shotgun sequence genome carries:
- the DEF6 gene encoding differentially expressed in FDCP 6 homolog — translated: MDLRAELLKSIWYAFTALDVEKSGKVSKSQLKVLSHNLYTVLCIPHDPVALEEHFRDDDDGPVSSQGYMPYLNKYILDKVEEGAFVKENFDELCWTLTAKKNYKPDRNGNSVVSHQDAFKLWCLFNFLSEDKYPLVMVPDEVEYLLKKICTAMNVELNSCELDDYLSQEQQGQGGLTVWQFLDMVNSGRFLRGIEQEAVSMAVEEVYQEVIEDVLKQGYLWKKGQLRRNWSERWFTLKPSVLSYYMSEERKEKKGSITLDKHCCVEVLPDRDGKRCMFCVKTSSRTYEMSASDTRQRQEWTLAIQTAIRLQAEGKNSLHKDLKQKRREQREQREQRKAAKEEETQRLKQLQEEKERKLQELELLKEAQRQAEILLQEEEQRRRQQHEEMQRTLEIQLQEAEQARASMQAEMVLKEAEAERQRKRILELEDMQERLQEALQQEVKARQDEESVRYAQARLLAEEEEKLKQLMKLKEEQEEYIIKTQLEKQVLKQEMENKNKCLEDAQKQLEEVRVNRQRVDQDVMAAQRKLRQASTNVKHWNVQMNRLMHPIEPGDKRTNVSGGGFAGYQPLLSRRDSSLRLKQRVEDKGNDPMRDNSKDNMSNGGNSGVPPSPDADTMATEPTN